The Bacteroidota bacterium genomic interval CTAATTACAACAACTCGTTTTGTCTCTCCTAAATCGAATAATGATGGGCAAACCAAATTTCCAACATTCTCAATAATTAAAATTGAATTATCGGAAATATTCAATTTTTTCACAGCTTTCATTACCATATCGGAATCGAGATGGCAACCATTTCCGGTATTTATTTGTATTGCCGGTGCTCCAGCTGCTTCAATTCTCTCGGCATCGTTCATGGTTTGTTGGTCGCCTTCTACGACAAAAAATTCTTTTTCAGCTTTTAAGTCTTTAATTGTTCGCTCCAGCAAACTCGTTTTTCCTGAACCAGGCGAACTAACTAAATTGAAAGCAACAACATTTTTTGCTTCAAAATATCCCCTATTCCTTTCAGCAAGAAGCTGATTTTTCCCCAATATATCCTGCTCAATTTTTATTTCGGTACCATGAGAATGATGATGATCGTGAGAATGGTGATGATGATTGTGAGAATGAGAATGCTCATGCTCCTCACCATCGTGAGAATGAGTATGAGAATGTTGGTGATTATCTTCAATATTTTCACCTGGTTTCCTGAAAGTTATATTATTTCCATCGCCTTCACAGCCACAAGTACTACACATAATTTCAATTTTAATTAAAAGGGAATTTGTTTAATGAAACGCCGAAGCGAATATTTTTCAATTCTGAAATATATTTGAAAAAAAAGAGGTCGCGAGCGGATTCGAACCGCTGTAAAAGGTTTTGCAGACCTCCGCCTAACCACTCGGCAACGCGACCAAAAATTAATGAGTGCAAAGATAAATATTATTTCAATTTATCAAGAGAATAAAAAAATATTTTTCTTCAATTTAAACTCTACTAAATCATAAACAGACAATAACAAATTTTTGCAAATTCAATCAAAGATTTAATGAAATATTATGGAAAAAGAATAGTTTTGTAAGAAATAAATAAAGTGAATTATGGGAGTACCACGACTATTCAGATTGCCTGGCTATAAGAAATTTAGTTTCTTTCCAAGATATTACGATGCTCAAAAAGAAGAACTTCAGGATAGAGTAAGAAATATAAAGAACGAATTAGAAAAGAATGATAAAAAAACCGATGAAAGAGCTCCAATAATTAAAGGGCAAATGAGAGAATATTTTCATAGAGCAAATACCGCAAAAATAAAACGACAATCGAATATCAGGCTAATTGTGATTATTGCTGTTCTATTCATTGTTTTATATTATTTGCTATATTTTTAATTTATCGAATGTCAGATATAATAAATTTATTGCCTGATTCGGTTGCAAATCAGATTGCTGCAGGCGAAGTTATTCAACGACCGGCTTCGGTTGTAAAAGAATTGATAGAAAACTCTATTGATTCCGGAGCCACAGAAATTAAAGTCAATATTAAAGATGCAGGAAAAACCCTGATACAAGTGATTGACAATGGTTGCGGAATGTCTGAAACTGATTGTAGGATGGCTTTTGAGCGTCATGCAACATCAAAAATAAAAAGTGCAAATGACCTTTTCGAAATCCGCACTATGGGATTTCGGGGAGAAGCACTTGCGTCAATAGCTGCCATTGCCAGAGTTGAGCTAAAAACAAAACTTTTTGACGATGAACTTGGAACACACATAATTATAAGTGGATCGAATGTAGAAAATCAGAATATTATAAGTTGCCCAAATGGCTCGAACTTCATAATTAAAAATTTGTTTTATAATGTTCCTGCACGCCGAAAATTTCTAAAAAAAGACACAACAGAATTTTTTCATATCATCAACGAATTTAAGAGAGTAGCTTTAAGCAATCCCGAAATCTCGTTCAGCTTAATTCACAACGAAAATACAATTTATAATCTACCTTCATCGAATAGAAAACTTAGGATTTCAAATATTTTTGGAAAATCGATAAGCCAGCATTTACTTTCAATAAATACTCAATCTGACATCTTAAAAATATCAGGATTTATTGGGGCACCAAAACTGGCAAAAAAGAATTTTGGCGACCAATTTTTCTTTGCTAATAACAGATTTATGAGACATACTTACTTTCATAAGGCTGTTGTTATTGCTTTCGAAAATATTATCTCTTCAGAATTAATTCCCTCATATTTTTTATTTTTAGAGATAGATCCTGCGGAAATTGATATAAACATTCACCCAACAAAAACTGAAATAAAATTTGAAGACGAATCAAGTATTTGGCAGATTATTCGACTTGTTGTGAAAGAAGCACTGGGAAAATTTAATATAGTTCCAACACTCGATTTTAGCACTGAAAATCCAATAAATATTCCAATTTTAAATCAAAATAGCAATTTGCAGCCCCCATCAGTGGAGGTAAATTCTGCATATAATCCTTTCAAAAATGAGAAGATGGAAATGCAAGGAAAATTTGCACCATCAGGCTCACAAAAACAAAATACTGCAAACTGGGAAAAACTATACGATGGAGTAGAAAAAGATTTCGACATGAACCTAAGGCCTGCCGAAACTCATTCTCAAACCAAAATAGATACTTCTAATAAGATCCAAATTAATAGAAATACTATTCAAATAAAAAATAAATATATTCTGATTTCTGTAAAATCGGGATTAATGATAATTGACCAAAAAAGAGCTCATGAAAGAATTTATTATGAATATTTTCAAAATATTTTCAACAAAAAAAACTTTACAATTCAAAAACTTCTTTTCCCAAAAACAATAGAGTTATCACCAGATAATTATGAGATATTCAACGAAATATATTTATCAATAAATTCACTCGGTTTTAATATAGAATTCAAAGAAAAAAATAATATTTGCATAAATGGCGTACCTTCGGTTTTTGAAATTCAGGAACCGGAAGAATTCATAAACTTACTCATCGAAAATTATAAAGAGGCAGAACATGATATTGCTGAAAAAATTACAGATAGCGTAGTAATTTCACTCGCAAAAACGGCAGCAATAAACTATGGCACACCACTTTCTTCCGAAGAAATGAATAATATTGTTGATAGACTTTTTGCATGCAAACTGCCAAATTATTCGCCTGGTGGAAAAATAATTATTTCGATATTAAAAATCGAAGATATAGAAAATAGATTTGAAAATATGAAAGCTTAGAGATGCAATATTTTCTTCACAAATATTTCGTTTTTTAAGCTTAATTTTGAGAAATAAACACCACCGGATACTTTAACATTTTGCCCATCGGTGCAATCCCATTCTATCGAATGAACACCCTTTTCTTTAAATTCTTGCAACAGAGTTTTTATATGTTCACCACTAATATTGTAAATTTCCAATTTTACAAAACAGGCGTTTTCATTTGTAAAAACTATTGATGTTTTTTCAGCAAACGGATTTGGGAAATTTTGCTCAAGTTTTCCAACAAATTTTTGTACTTGCAATTTGTTAGTAGTTTCAACATTTAGTGAAGTTTTAGTATAAGTATTATTGTCTGAAACTCTAATATTTATATTCCAATTCTTATTGTTAATAATTGGCATGAAACTAATTAAACCAGAACCAGACATTTCAATTTCGTTTGGGAACTCTGGCGGAATGAATCTTAGCGAATAATTTTCAGGTATTTTACATATGTTTGAACAATCTGATATATGATAATGTTTTTCGTCTCCATTCGAGATTCCCGAATACCAATAATGATTTTCAATTATCGAATTTGTTGAATCGCTGTCAGAAATTTCGTCGTAATAAAATTCTATCACACCCGAAGGATACAATTTTACAGCAAAATTTACCAAAGTCTTAAGTGGATTTATTTCGGTGGACATCTGCCATCTGAAACAGGCAACATTTTCATTTCCTTCATACCAAACTGCATCGCCTTGCGTAGGAATAATCCGCAAATTGCTGCCAAAAGGTGCAATAACTTTATTTATTGCAAGCGAACTCGCCGTATTGTTATAGTATGGAATTATATCAGTTAAATTAAAAATAATTGTTCCTTCGGTCGTAACGATTACACTATCATACGAATTTTGAAAGAACGGAAAACTAAAATCTAATTCTTGAAAAACTGCACCTGAAATTAAATTACTGAATGCAAGCTCCTTGCCATCAATATTTGGAAAAGAATGCTGAAAACTTTCCTGTTCGTAAGACAAATCTAAAGTCCATGAATATGGAATATTTCCTCCTTCGGCAAATAATTGAAAATAATATTGTTCAAAAACCTGTGCCTCAGGCAATTCTATGGTTTCAATTTTTATGCAACCAGAATTTTTCCTATATGGCATACTGATTTTAGTTAGATTATTATTTATTATTTCAACCGATTTTTCAATAAAATTGCTTTTTTTATTTTCCTGATAATCAATAAGATTAGCCGCAAATATTTTACCTTCCGATATACTATCTACGTCTTTTTCGTATATCAAAGTAAAAATTTTCAAATCTTTATCTGCTTCCATTTCATCTAATAAAAATGAAATATCAAGCCCAATTTCGATATGCTTTGACCATGCCTCATTAAATCCTTGCATCGAATTTGAGCCTCCCTGAAAATTAAATATTGGGAATTCAAATATTTCATCTGGTTTGTCGCTCTTAAGATTGTAACTAAAACCAGTGGCAATTTTAATCATATTTCTCTGCTCATGTTCAAGTTGCAAGTCTAAAGTTAGTTTTGGTTCATAGTTTGTTTTGGGTTGTAAAATGTGGACTGCATTATTCCAAATTCCACCATCATCCAAAGATTCTGCCAATAGTTTATACATGAAATATGCTTTCCCAGAATCTGCCCATGAAGCTCCGTAGCTGTTAGCAAATAAAACTCCTCCAATTTCCCAGTCTTTCATATCAAGGATGCTATCGCCATTTAAATCAATATTATTTGAAAAAATACCATCATTGTTGTAATCAAATCTTATCGAATCATTGTATCCAACAATTGTCATTGCATGTGATATTGTGCTACTCCACCTGGTTATTACCCACTTGCCAGCCTCATGAGTTCCTTCGGGCAATTGATTTATTTGGCTTGGCCAGATTGTGGATGAGTAAAAATTTGCAAGACCACCAAAATTCGAGCTGTCAAAATGATTAAATAGCCAATGTTTCAATACATTCAATCCATCCTCTGAACTTACATCTATTGCATAGAAATCCTGAACTCTATTTTTCATTGAACGATGGTATTTATCGTATCCAGACATCCACATGGTATGACTTGTAAAATCGTCTTCGAAATCGGCATAAAAATCATTGTAGTTTGGGCTTCCAAACTGTTTCAGAATATTCCAGCTATCGAAATAACTAACTCCTATGCTACTTGAAATTCCTTGATTTAAAAAATTGAAGGTAAAATCTGGGGGATATTGATTTTCACTTTCTTTTGAACTTAAGTCTCGAAGCAAATTTATTTCGTACGTAAAAGTGTATCCTACACCACTTTGTTGCCCACAGTTCCAAAATTCTTGATTCCTGATTGGTGGGAAAAAACTATTTAAAGAATTGTCAAGTTTGTATGGAAAATGATTAGTATCAAAACTTTTCGTAGAATAAGGATAAGCAATTTCTTTTAGCTTTTCGTATCTATATAAAGATTGTAGGAAGTTTTTGTTGTCTGAACTTTGGCTATAATTTTGAGAGAAAACTATTTTTACTGAAAAGAAAAATAAGATGAAAACCACAATTTTTAGAATTCTAATCAAGGCAATTTCTCTCACAATAAAAATCTAATTAAAAAAAGAAATTATATATTAAATTTCTGCTTTAACAATTGAGTATTTGCTTTTGCTATATATATTTGCTTATACTCGTTAATAAATGATTCAGCCTAATAGGTTTTGTTAGAAAATCGTTGCAACCGGCTTTGTAGCAATTAGCTTCTGCATTTATGAGTAGATGAGCTGTTTGAGCAATAATTGGGACATCTTTCCGAAAGCTTCTAATCTGACGACTTGCTTCGTAGCCATCCATTTCTGGCAATTGTAAGTCCATCAAAATCACATCAATATCTTTGTTTTTTTTACAGATATCTACAGCTTCTATACCATTAAAAGCATATATCAATTTTGCTTGAGTTTTCCGTAAAGCGGCTTCAAAAAAAATATTGTTAATATCAATATCTTCAACAATTAATATTGTTTTATCAGACCATTCAAATAGATTAGCATTTTTCATTACGATAATCATTAAATTCTCAACAAATATATAACAATATTAATTGAAAAGTAGAATTAAAAACTTAAAGTCAAATTCTATAACTATAAGTAATTATAAACTAATAATAAAAGGTATGATTTTTTTTGCTTTGTAAATTGCATCTGTAAAAAAGCATATCAGGATTTACGGCTTGTCGAAGAAAATTACAGATCAGCTATTAGGGCAATATTTCGAGATAAAAATCTTCTTTTTGCGTCATAATTTCTTTCTCTTCATCGGTTTTGTCATCATATTTTAACAGATGCAAAACACCATGCAGTGCAACTCTTGAAAGTTCGTTTTGGAAAGACACCGAATATTTTTCCGCATTTTCTTTTACTCTGTCTAAACTAATAAAAATGTCGGCAGAAATTTCGCTTCCTTCAGAATAATTGAAAGTTATCACGTCAGTGAAATAGTTGTGGTTGAGATGTTTTTTGTTTAGCTCTAAAAGATATTTATCGGAACAAAAAATATAATTTATTTCGGCTATAATGCTGTTTTCATTAATTACAACTTTACTTATCCAATCTTTAAGAAATTCAAAATCAGTAAAATCAAAATTCGTTTCTTCATTAAAAAAATTGACAGACAATGTTTTAATTTAATTTAAATTTGATTTCAATTTTCCTTCCTTCATCAAAAAATTTCAAGTCGTCTGAAAGATGTTTCATTAAAAATACACCACGACCATGAGGCTTTTCAATATTTTCTGGTGAGGTTGGATCCGGAATTCTATTAAAATTAAATCCTGTTCCTTCATCTACTATAGTAAAAACTAAAAAGTTATCGTCGGTAAAAGAGCTTAAAACAACCATTTTAGAACCATCTAATTTGTTACCATGGAATATCGCATTGTTCACTCCTTCGATTATGCTAACCTGAATTTTCCCGTATATTTCATCGCTAATATTTAATTCAGTAGAAATATCATCAATTAACTTTTCAACGAGGCAAAGGTTCTTAACTTCCGACAGGAATTCAATTTTCTTTCTCATCAACTAATTTTCATTTAATTTGACTAAATACTCTTTGTATTTTTTGTTGTAATAATTTATCAATTTTATATTTGACGTCTTCAATATTTCATTAAATTGCAAATTTACATCTTTATACTTAAATATCTCCTCTGGGTTACTAAAAATATTTTCATTTCCTTCTTTCGATTCTCTTTTCTTTTCAATTTCTCTTTGATACTCGGAATTTTCTGCATCGAGCAATCGAGTCAATATAAGCTCTTGTCGTTTAAGAGTTTGAGGAGTAATATTTTTGTTTATTAAGTCGTTTTCTGTTTGGTCGATTAGCTTTTTTATCTCGTTCATAATTTTTTTTGTTCCAGACTTAAGCGACTGATTCTTTGCCATTTCGCTCATCATTTTCTGAAATATTTCTTGCTGAGCGAGCATTCTTGCCAATTGTTTATTCATTCCGTTTTTGTCTGGTTTTCCTTTGCCGTCCTTTTTTTTCATCTGGTCTATCAAACTCTGAAGCTGAGATTTCAATGATTCTTGCATTCCCTGCATTTGTTTCATTGACGGTTTTCCTTTTCCTTCTTTCTGGCATTGTTGCTGTCCTTGCATATCCATCGACATTTGGTTTTGCATAGATTTTAAAGCTTCTGCTAAAAGCAATGCTAAATTGTTGGCCGAAGTCATCACGAATTGTTGCTTAATACTTGCCGGACCTTTTTTTCTATCCTCAATTAATAGATTTGTTTTCGACAGATTTTTTTCAATAGAAAGCAATTCTCTATTTATTGTACTACTCAGCTGAGGTGTACGTTTTGCCAAGGCATAGAGCGAATCTTTGATAATCGTAAAATCGTCGGCAATTTTGTTTTGACTACCAATTAGGTCGATATATAGTGGATCTTTGTCGCTAATCTTTTTTGTGATTTTTAACAATTCTTCCTGATCGAATGAAAAATTTATCAAATTGTCTAAAATTTGTCGCAAATTATCCATGTCCTCCATTGCTTGTTGTTGCTTGTTAGAATTTAGCATTTGTTGCATAGATTGCGACATTTCTGAAAGTTGCTCGGAATTTTTTTTCTGATTTCCTGAAGCTTTTTTTGATTTTCCTTTTTGGAGATTTTCCGATCCTTTTTGAAACTCTTCATTAATATCTTGGATTTCCTGATCGAGATTTTCCATTTTCATCGGATTTTTTAACTCATCGTTTAATTCTTGAGTTTTTTTAATCTCTTCAGTTAGCTTTTCAAATTTTTCTGATTGTTCATTTTGCTTTTTTTGCAGTTCGCTATTTTCCGATTTTTTATCTTTTGTTTCTTCAGAAAGCTCTTCTTGTTCTTTGGCAAGTTCGTTTAGATCTTCGATGTTTTTCTCTACTTTTTGTTCAACTTCAAATTCTTTAAGCATCTCAAGATTTCTGTCTAATTGCTCCATTAAATCGTCAAAAGACATTTCCAAATCGTCTGAAAGTTGGTTGAATTTGTCTTCATTAAATTTCTCCTGAAGTTTATTTAGTTCATCCATCAATTCTTTTAGTTCATCAGTCATTAGATTTTCCAGAAGATCTTCAATTTGTTGTTGCTTGTCAAGAATTTCCTGTTCTTCTTCAGAAAAAGAGTTTAAAACATCATTTTTAAGTTCGTTTTCATCGGCAATTTCTTGCATTAGCTCTTCGAGCTTGCTCTGATTTTTCATTATCTCTTCAACCATTTGAGTTTTTTCCCAAGTGGTTGAATTTTCATTTATGTTTTTTTCTTTTAGCTGTTTGATGTCTTTTTTTAGTTTTTCAGCCAATTTCATACTTTCGTCAATTTTTGCAAAAATATTTTTATTAGCATCGTCCGAAAGTTTTTGCAATTCTTCTTCAGAAGGGATCGAATATTCGTAGGTTCTTGTGCGGCTTGATTTGCTTCCTAAAACAGCATCGTTGTCCCAAACCATAAAATAATATTCAATTTTATCTTCGTTACTGATATTCAGCTTTGCAAAATCGATAGAGTAATAAAATTCCTGAATAGTTAGATTTTTACTTATCGGGATATTAACAATCGAATCGTTTTCCTCATTTTTTGAAAATACAAAAGATAAATTTTTAAATCCATAATCATCATCAATATTTCCTTTAAAATAAAAGACTGATGGTTTAATAGAATCAACTATTGAGGCAACTTGAATATTTGGGTATAAATCAGGAATCACATTTACAAAATATTTGACAATTTCTTTCTTTATATAGAAGGAATTTGAAATTGTTAATGCGTATTTTTTGCTTTCAAGGAATTTTTTCTCAAATTTGAATTCATCATTAGAAAAATCTGCTGGTTTTTTCTCATTCTCAAAAATAAAAAACAACGAGTCTATATCAATAGTTTTAAAATTCCAAATAATCTTAGAACCAAATGGAACAGTAAGATCGCCCACATTATTCAATATTCTGTTAGGCTCTTGAGTATATGTAGGTGAATTTATTGAAACGACAAAATCGAGAATAACCGGTGCCGGTAAAACTTCAATTGTATAATTCTGTGAGTGATAATTATCTGCATTGAAGAAAAATTCTAATGAGTTGTTCAAATTTCTGAATTTATATGAAAATTCAGAATTGTCTATTTTCTTCATTATGAAGGAATTACTTCCAAAGCTGATAAATATTTTTTTTGGGACATATTCTCCCTCAATTTTTGCAAAAATTTCAATATCGCCACCTTTTTCAGCAAATAGAGAATCATTTTTCAATATAAATTTGAAAGGTACTTTTGGTTCGTAATAAGTGTCATGATTGACAATTCGTTCGGCACCTTCTGTTAGTAGAGCTGGCGAAATTATAAAAATTGCTGCAAAAACAATTGCAATCAGACCAATATATTTGAAGTAGGAAAAGTTTCTCTTGAAATTGATTGCTCGTCTGAAGGGGATTGGTTTTATTTGCTCAATTCTTTGATCTATACTTGCATAAACCAATTGTTGCGAATATGAATTTTCTTCAGCAATATTCGCTAATTCTAAAGTATTCAGCAATTTATCTTGTATATCGGAAAAATGATTCGATATAATTCTCGAAGCTTGTTTGTGCGAAATTGTTTTTCCAATTTTAAAAAACGATAGAATTGGAACTAAGATGAACCAGATGAAAATTATTGAAAAAACCGACAGCAAACTATAAAAAATACCGGTTCGAATGCCTATAGAAAAGTGCCCGTAATATTCAGAAATACTTACACTTATATAAAAAACCAAATACAATATAAGCGACAATAACAGACCTCTAATTACCTGATTAACATAATATTTACGTATAAACTTATCAAGTTTTGAAAGTAATATTTTATATTCTTCG includes:
- the hypB gene encoding hydrogenase nickel incorporation protein HypB yields the protein MCSTCGCEGDGNNITFRKPGENIEDNHQHSHTHSHDGEEHEHSHSHNHHHHSHDHHHSHGTEIKIEQDILGKNQLLAERNRGYFEAKNVVAFNLVSSPGSGKTSLLERTIKDLKAEKEFFVVEGDQQTMNDAERIEAAGAPAIQINTGNGCHLDSDMVMKAVKKLNISDNSILIIENVGNLVCPSLFDLGETKRVVVISVTEGEDKPLKYPSMFQSSDLCIINKIDLLPYVDFDIEKAKEYAKKVNHKLDFLEVSVKTGEGIENWYDYLKNISKSE
- the mutL gene encoding DNA mismatch repair endonuclease MutL, with amino-acid sequence MSDIINLLPDSVANQIAAGEVIQRPASVVKELIENSIDSGATEIKVNIKDAGKTLIQVIDNGCGMSETDCRMAFERHATSKIKSANDLFEIRTMGFRGEALASIAAIARVELKTKLFDDELGTHIIISGSNVENQNIISCPNGSNFIIKNLFYNVPARRKFLKKDTTEFFHIINEFKRVALSNPEISFSLIHNENTIYNLPSSNRKLRISNIFGKSISQHLLSINTQSDILKISGFIGAPKLAKKNFGDQFFFANNRFMRHTYFHKAVVIAFENIISSELIPSYFLFLEIDPAEIDINIHPTKTEIKFEDESSIWQIIRLVVKEALGKFNIVPTLDFSTENPINIPILNQNSNLQPPSVEVNSAYNPFKNEKMEMQGKFAPSGSQKQNTANWEKLYDGVEKDFDMNLRPAETHSQTKIDTSNKIQINRNTIQIKNKYILISVKSGLMIIDQKRAHERIYYEYFQNIFNKKNFTIQKLLFPKTIELSPDNYEIFNEIYLSINSLGFNIEFKEKNNICINGVPSVFEIQEPEEFINLLIENYKEAEHDIAEKITDSVVISLAKTAAINYGTPLSSEEMNNIVDRLFACKLPNYSPGGKIIISILKIEDIENRFENMKA
- a CDS encoding T9SS type A sorting domain-containing protein codes for the protein MREIALIRILKIVVFILFFFSVKIVFSQNYSQSSDNKNFLQSLYRYEKLKEIAYPYSTKSFDTNHFPYKLDNSLNSFFPPIRNQEFWNCGQQSGVGYTFTYEINLLRDLSSKESENQYPPDFTFNFLNQGISSSIGVSYFDSWNILKQFGSPNYNDFYADFEDDFTSHTMWMSGYDKYHRSMKNRVQDFYAIDVSSEDGLNVLKHWLFNHFDSSNFGGLANFYSSTIWPSQINQLPEGTHEAGKWVITRWSSTISHAMTIVGYNDSIRFDYNNDGIFSNNIDLNGDSILDMKDWEIGGVLFANSYGASWADSGKAYFMYKLLAESLDDGGIWNNAVHILQPKTNYEPKLTLDLQLEHEQRNMIKIATGFSYNLKSDKPDEIFEFPIFNFQGGSNSMQGFNEAWSKHIEIGLDISFLLDEMEADKDLKIFTLIYEKDVDSISEGKIFAANLIDYQENKKSNFIEKSVEIINNNLTKISMPYRKNSGCIKIETIELPEAQVFEQYYFQLFAEGGNIPYSWTLDLSYEQESFQHSFPNIDGKELAFSNLISGAVFQELDFSFPFFQNSYDSVIVTTEGTIIFNLTDIIPYYNNTASSLAINKVIAPFGSNLRIIPTQGDAVWYEGNENVACFRWQMSTEINPLKTLVNFAVKLYPSGVIEFYYDEISDSDSTNSIIENHYWYSGISNGDEKHYHISDCSNICKIPENYSLRFIPPEFPNEIEMSGSGLISFMPIINNKNWNINIRVSDNNTYTKTSLNVETTNKLQVQKFVGKLEQNFPNPFAEKTSIVFTNENACFVKLEIYNISGEHIKTLLQEFKEKGVHSIEWDCTDGQNVKVSGGVYFSKLSLKNEIFVKKILHL
- a CDS encoding response regulator, whose protein sequence is MKNANLFEWSDKTILIVEDIDINNIFFEAALRKTQAKLIYAFNGIEAVDICKKNKDIDVILMDLQLPEMDGYEASRQIRSFRKDVPIIAQTAHLLINAEANCYKAGCNDFLTKPIRLNHLLTSISKYI
- the ybeY gene encoding rRNA maturation RNase YbeY; translation: MSVNFFNEETNFDFTDFEFLKDWISKVVINENSIIAEINYIFCSDKYLLELNKKHLNHNYFTDVITFNYSEGSEISADIFISLDRVKENAEKYSVSFQNELSRVALHGVLHLLKYDDKTDEEKEIMTQKEDFYLEILP
- a CDS encoding ATP-binding protein; this translates as MMRKKIEFLSEVKNLCLVEKLIDDISTELNISDEIYGKIQVSIIEGVNNAIFHGNKLDGSKMVVLSSFTDDNFLVFTIVDEGTGFNFNRIPDPTSPENIEKPHGRGVFLMKHLSDDLKFFDEGRKIEIKFKLN